In a single window of the Amycolatopsis sp. cg5 genome:
- a CDS encoding diguanylate cyclase domain-containing protein, whose protein sequence is MPEPGAAPGLVDVAREWAAALADTKGVSLPPEELEGILLKVANDAIASSRAAQSAALQRFAALYSASPSGIALADRDGIIVEANDALGELLGCAPESLRGRTISGLAATERDATTLRIGLEDLNSPALTRFRERVLLQHAEDGQLWTDVTLAHLPGDAPGARYPVLMVSDANEVHLLQETLRHQNIHDALTGLPNASRFKTKLESALGTRAGGQIALIYLDIDGFKVINDGLGAGVGDQVLRGVASKLSAVFTPMHDGFVSRLSGDGFGILLHGKDIAPTEVIGLVERALEDLAEPIYLGGHGIGVSASAGIVVRSVTDGGPEELLRAAEIALHRAKEAGKAQWMLFDPELDARDRARYQLGAVIAGALENGEFSLIYQPTVKLAKPEELAAVNAGLRWNHPELGELDSDEFYPLAQTTGMTIPLGRWLLAESLAATSRWRSRFGPAAPDVCIRLPNRLAIDPDLVLLVKEQLDRHNLPAQALRLCTDRESVLDTRGEVLDSFAVLADLGAKLVLTVTGSADLELIPQHRLPVQHVILSGAVIDALADTPGDAADRHLGQLVTRARELGLRIGAEGVRHDEQAAKLKSLGVLAARGAFVAETATGDEVDELIGRHAD, encoded by the coding sequence GTGCCGGAACCTGGTGCCGCGCCAGGGTTGGTGGATGTCGCCCGCGAGTGGGCGGCGGCATTGGCCGACACTAAAGGAGTATCCCTTCCCCCGGAGGAGCTCGAAGGCATCCTGCTGAAGGTCGCGAACGACGCGATCGCCAGTTCCCGGGCCGCGCAGTCCGCCGCGCTCCAGCGGTTCGCGGCGCTCTACTCCGCCTCGCCGTCCGGCATCGCGCTGGCCGACCGCGACGGGATCATCGTCGAGGCCAACGACGCGCTCGGCGAACTCCTCGGCTGCGCCCCGGAATCGTTGCGCGGCAGGACGATCAGCGGCCTCGCCGCCACCGAGCGCGACGCCACCACGCTGCGCATCGGGCTCGAGGACCTCAACTCCCCCGCGCTCACCCGGTTCCGCGAGCGCGTGCTGCTGCAGCACGCCGAGGACGGCCAGCTCTGGACCGACGTCACGCTCGCGCACCTGCCCGGCGACGCGCCCGGCGCGCGGTACCCGGTGCTCATGGTGTCCGACGCCAACGAGGTGCACCTGCTGCAGGAAACCCTGCGGCACCAGAACATCCACGACGCGCTGACCGGCCTGCCGAACGCGTCGCGCTTCAAGACCAAGCTCGAATCCGCGCTCGGCACCAGGGCCGGCGGGCAGATCGCGTTGATCTACCTGGACATCGACGGCTTCAAGGTGATCAACGACGGGCTCGGCGCCGGCGTCGGCGATCAGGTGCTGCGCGGTGTCGCGAGCAAGCTGTCCGCGGTGTTCACGCCGATGCACGACGGCTTCGTCTCCCGGCTTTCCGGTGACGGCTTCGGCATCCTGCTGCACGGCAAGGACATCGCGCCGACCGAGGTGATCGGGCTCGTCGAGCGCGCGCTCGAGGACCTCGCGGAGCCGATCTACCTGGGCGGCCACGGCATCGGGGTCAGCGCGAGCGCGGGCATCGTCGTTCGCTCGGTCACCGACGGCGGGCCGGAGGAGCTGCTCCGCGCCGCCGAGATCGCCTTGCACCGCGCGAAAGAGGCGGGCAAGGCGCAGTGGATGCTGTTCGATCCCGAGCTCGACGCCCGTGACCGCGCGCGGTACCAGCTCGGCGCGGTGATCGCGGGCGCGCTGGAGAACGGCGAGTTCTCGCTGATCTACCAGCCGACGGTCAAGCTCGCGAAGCCCGAGGAGCTGGCGGCGGTCAACGCGGGCCTGCGCTGGAACCACCCCGAGCTCGGCGAGCTCGACTCCGACGAGTTCTACCCGCTCGCCCAGACCACCGGCATGACGATCCCGCTCGGGCGCTGGCTGCTGGCCGAGTCGCTGGCGGCGACCTCGCGCTGGCGGTCCCGGTTCGGCCCCGCGGCGCCGGACGTCTGCATCCGGCTGCCGAACCGGCTCGCCATCGATCCCGACCTGGTGCTGCTCGTCAAGGAGCAGCTGGACCGCCACAACCTGCCCGCGCAGGCGCTGCGGCTGTGCACGGACCGCGAGTCCGTGCTCGACACCCGAGGCGAGGTGCTCGACTCGTTCGCGGTGCTCGCCGACCTCGGCGCCAAGCTGGTGCTGACGGTCACCGGCAGCGCCGACCTCGAGCTGATCCCGCAGCACCGGTTGCCGGTGCAGCACGTGATCCTCTCCGGCGCGGTGATCGACGCGCTCGCCGACACCCCCGGCGACGCGGCCGACCGGCACCTGGGCCAGCTCGTCACCCGTGCCCGCGAACTCGGCCTGCGCATCGGCGCCGAGGGCGTCCGCCACGACGAGCAGGCCGCGAAGCTCAAGTCACTCGGTGTGCTCGCCGCGCGCGGCGCGTTCGTCGCGGAGACGGCCACCGGTGACGAGGTCGACGAGCTGATCGGGCGGCACGCCGACTAG
- a CDS encoding cytochrome P450: MTSAVGKLLDRVPPLTALPLPRSVDRRWLASQGPVSELAPAPEGLKPILGDPGAPVIGHSLSFMRFGQEFGLHRFAEFGPVSWMGAFGNRIITVSGADATQAVLTNKDKAFSQEAWQFFIGKFFPRGLMLLDFAEHHMHRRIMQQAFTRDRLTGYVAQMGPTVRDGVQALAADPHPRLYRALKQLTLDIASRVFMDMPSGRDADAINRAFVDAVRAGTAIVRRPVPGGRWAAGLRGRRTLEAYFGRNLPAKREHDGADLFSALCHASTEDGERYTDEDVINQMIFLMMAAHDTSTITSTTAAYYLAKYPQWQQKAREESLRLGDGIPDIEALESLQTLELVIKESLRLVPPVPTMARQTVKDTELLGFHLPKGMMVSVSPTANHFDPALWSDPHEFDPERFAEPRREDKAHRFAWMPFGGGAHKCIGLHFGMLEVKALLHEMLLNYEWHVPTAYTARWDYVSLPVPVDGLPVHLVKR; the protein is encoded by the coding sequence ATGACCAGTGCCGTCGGCAAACTGCTCGATCGGGTGCCACCGTTGACCGCGCTGCCGCTGCCCCGGTCCGTCGACCGCCGCTGGCTCGCGAGCCAGGGCCCGGTCAGCGAACTCGCGCCTGCCCCCGAGGGCCTCAAGCCGATACTGGGCGACCCCGGCGCGCCCGTCATCGGGCACTCGCTGAGTTTCATGCGATTCGGCCAGGAGTTCGGGCTGCACCGCTTCGCCGAGTTCGGCCCCGTCTCGTGGATGGGGGCGTTCGGGAACCGCATCATCACCGTCAGCGGCGCGGACGCCACGCAGGCCGTGCTGACCAACAAGGACAAGGCGTTCTCGCAGGAGGCCTGGCAGTTCTTCATCGGCAAGTTCTTCCCGCGCGGGCTCATGCTGCTGGACTTCGCCGAGCACCACATGCATCGCCGGATCATGCAGCAGGCGTTCACCCGCGACCGGCTCACCGGCTACGTCGCGCAGATGGGCCCGACTGTCCGCGACGGCGTCCAAGCCCTCGCCGCCGATCCGCACCCGCGGCTCTACCGGGCGCTCAAGCAGCTCACCCTCGACATCGCGAGCCGCGTCTTCATGGACATGCCCAGCGGCCGCGACGCCGACGCGATCAACCGCGCGTTCGTGGACGCCGTCCGCGCGGGCACGGCGATCGTCCGCCGCCCCGTGCCGGGCGGGCGCTGGGCGGCCGGGCTGCGCGGACGCAGGACACTGGAGGCCTACTTCGGCCGCAATCTCCCGGCCAAGCGCGAGCACGACGGCGCCGACCTGTTCTCGGCGCTGTGCCACGCGTCCACAGAGGACGGTGAGCGGTACACCGACGAGGACGTCATCAACCAGATGATCTTCCTGATGATGGCCGCGCACGACACGAGCACCATCACCAGCACCACCGCCGCCTACTACCTGGCGAAATACCCGCAGTGGCAACAAAAGGCCCGCGAGGAGTCGCTGCGGCTCGGCGACGGCATCCCGGACATCGAGGCACTGGAAAGCCTTCAGACACTCGAACTGGTCATCAAGGAGTCACTGCGGCTCGTCCCGCCGGTGCCGACCATGGCCAGGCAGACCGTCAAGGACACCGAGCTGCTCGGCTTCCACCTGCCGAAGGGCATGATGGTCAGCGTTTCACCGACTGCCAACCATTTCGACCCGGCGCTCTGGTCGGACCCGCACGAGTTCGACCCGGAACGCTTCGCCGAGCCACGCCGCGAGGACAAGGCGCACCGGTTCGCGTGGATGCCGTTCGGCGGCGGCGCGCACAAGTGCATCGGGCTGCACTTCGGGATGCTGGAAGTGAAGGCGTTGCTGCACGAGATGCTGCTCAACTACGAGTGGCACGTGCCCACGGCTTACACCGCACGCTGGGACTATGTATCCTTACCGGTGCCCGTCGACGGTCTGCCGGTGCACTTGGTCAAGCGTTAA